One segment of Solanum lycopersicum chromosome 1, SLM_r2.1 DNA contains the following:
- the LOC101247258 gene encoding golgin candidate 4 isoform X2, with translation MWSSIENLKENLNRIALEIHDEDDEDEEELSIYNSDDRSDTNSSSNRRISRNFSRSKTPTYHSPIANGFDSANNPEIEKYKTEIKRLKESEAEIKALSVNYAALLKEKEDQVSRLNEENSSLKQSRQSSSSPSASRSTHKGSSDQSPNRQSKVLANRSFGSRTNNGFSPKQDGLSNGTTFGNEKELADLLEEKNKSLSAMQASHELQIKQLEMKLDKEHAELANMQIRLQEEQNLSSTCQHELNSLKADKDKMTAEMAKIRTELSHKVSELKQLQMELHERDNKESNEARDGLRRVIETLQKENSNLKNEKDKLEASLKANGVTSADRSNINSINEVHPVEVFPEKEEMKRSLQNLENELKETRRGRDKAQKELKRLKQHLLEKEMEESEKMDEDSKIIEELRQNNEYQRAQILQLEKALKQAVAGQEDVKTLNYNELRKSKETIDELNKRLASCLNTMEAQNIEVLNLQTALGQYYAEIEAKERLGEELVMAKEELHKMSGLLKDAYNESETLKKEKEEVLVKLSDMERRLSEGKGRISKLEQDNEKLRRAVEQSMTRLNRMSLDSDNYVDRRIVIKLLVTYFQRNHSKEVLDLMVRMLGFSDEDKQRIGMAQQGSGKGVVRGVFGLPGRLVGGIMGGSSVPSTTASDQSFADLWVDFLLKENEREKSEAVEAGNGNTGDQIKGADATPAEHRSNNAGGSFVSPRPQYSPKHNLPPLAPNSRQVILPPEQSDTEFSTVPLTPLETNYDISRVPRY, from the exons ATGTGGAGTTCAATCGAGAATTTAAAGGAGAATCTCAATAGGATCGCTCTTGAAATTCACGATGAGGACGACGAAGATGAAGAAGAGCTTTCGATTTACAATTCAGATGATCGTTCGGATACTAATTCATCATCTAATCGGAGAATTTCTAGGAATTTCAGTCGTTCAAAGACACCGACATATCATTCACCAATTGCCAATGGTTTCGATTCTGCTAATAATCCGGAG ATAGAGAAATACAAAACTGAAATTAAGAGACTTAAAGAATCTGAGGCTGAAATCAAAGCATTATCAGTTAATTATGCTGCTTTATTGAAGGAAAAAGAG GATCAAGTTTCAAGGttaaatgaagaaaatagtTCATTGAAGCAAAGCCGACAATCAAGTTCCTCTCCAAGTGCATCTAGAAGCACACATAAG GGGAGCAGTGATCAATCTCCAAACCGTCAAAGCAAAGTTTTAGCTAATCGTTCCTTTGGAAGCCGAACAAACAATGGGTTTTCTCCGAAACAGGATGGGCTAAGCAATGGAACCACTTTTGGCAATGAAAAG GAGCTTGCAGATTTGttggaagagaaaaataaatctcTGTCAGCCATGCAGGCATCTCATGAGCTGCAAATAAAACAATTAGAAATGAAGCTTGATAAAGAACATGCAGAGCTGGCAAATATGCAAATTAGGTTACAAG AGGAGCAGAATTTGAGCTCGACATGCCAACATGAGCTGAACTCTTTAAAAGCAGACAAGGATAAA ATGACTGCGGAGATGGCAAAAATTCGTACTGAGCTGTCTCATAAAGTATCTGAATTAAAGCAGTTGCAAATGGAGCTTCATGAAAGAGATAACAAAGAATCAAATGAAGCAAGAGACGGTCTGAGAAGAGTGATAGAAACACTGCAAAAAGAAAACAGTAATCTTAAG AACGAGAAAGATAAGTTAGAAGCTTCATTGAAAGCAAATGGAGTTACTTCAGCCGATAGAAGTAACATCAATAGTATAAATGAG GTGCATCCTGTGGAGGTATTTCCTGAGAAGGAAGAAATGAAGAGGTctttgcaaaatttggagaatgAATTGAAGGAAACACGCCGGGGAAGGGATAAAGCACAGAAAGAATTGAAACGTCTTAAGCAGCATTTACTTGAGAAG GAAATGGAAGAATCAGAAAAGATGGATGAGGACAGCAAGATTATTGAAGAACTACGTCAAAATAACGAATATCAACGAGCTCAAATATTACAGTTGGAGAAAGCTCTCAAGCAAGCAGTTGCAGGTCAAGAAGATGTCAAAACCCTTAATTATAATGAATTAAGGAAGTCAAAGGAAACGATCGATGAGCTAAATAAAAGATTAGCCAGCTGTTTGAACACAATGGAAGCCCAAAACATTGAAGTTCTTAACCTACAAACTGCTCTTGGCCAATACTACGCTGAGATTGAAGCCAAG GAACGGCTTGGAGAAGAATTGGTGATGGCAAAGGAGGAATTACATAAAATGTCAGGGCTTCTGAAG GATGCTTACAATGAGTCAGAAACATTAAagaaagagaaggaagaggTGTTAGTGAAACTTTCGGACATGGAAAGAAGACTTTCTGAAGGGAAGGGCCGTATAAGTAAGCTTGAACAAGACAATGAAAAGCTACGGCGAGCTGTTGAACAGAGCATGACTAGGCTGAATAGGATGTCACTGGATTCTGATAATTATGTCGACAG GCGGATTGTAATCAAGTTACTGGTGACCTACTTCCAAAGGAATCACAGCAAAGAG gttttggaTCTTATGGTTCGTATGCTAGGATTCTCTGATGAAGACAAGCAGAGGATAGGCATGGCTCAGCAAGGATCTGGTAAAGGTGTTGTCCGGGGTGTCTTTGGTCTCCCTGGCCGACTAGTTGGTGGCATCATGGGTGGAAGTTCAGTACCTTCTACTACGGCATCAGATCAG TCCTTTGCAGATCTCTGGGTTGATTTTCTTCTCAAGGAGAACGAAAGAGAGAAAAGTGAGGCTGTCGAAGCTGGCAATGGAAATACAGGAGATCAAATCAAGGGTGCAGATGCAACCCCAGCAGAACATAGGTCAAATAATGCTGGTGGTTCGTTTGTTTCCCCGAGACCACAATATTCTCCTAAGCACAACCTGCCTCCTTTGGCACCAAATTCACGGCAAGTTATCCTGCCACCTGAGCAATCCGATACCGAATTCTCAACAGTACCTCTTACCCCATTGGAAACCAATTATGATATCTCAAGAGTACCTAGATACTGA
- the LOC101247258 gene encoding golgin candidate 4 isoform X1, giving the protein MWSSIENLKENLNRIALEIHDEDDEDEEELSIYNSDDRSDTNSSSNRRISRNFSRSKTPTYHSPIANGFDSANNPEIEKYKTEIKRLKESEAEIKALSVNYAALLKEKEDQVSRLNEENSSLKQSRQSSSSPSASRSTHKGSSDQSPNRQSKVLANRSFGSRTNNGFSPKQDGLSNGTTFGNEKELADLLEEKNKSLSAMQASHELQIKQLEMKLDKEHAELANMQIRLQEEQNLSSTCQHELNSLKADKDKMTAEMAKIRTELSHKVSELKQLQMELHERDNKESNEARDGLRRVIETLQKENSNLKNEKDKLEASLKANGVTSADRSNINSINEKVHPVEVFPEKEEMKRSLQNLENELKETRRGRDKAQKELKRLKQHLLEKEMEESEKMDEDSKIIEELRQNNEYQRAQILQLEKALKQAVAGQEDVKTLNYNELRKSKETIDELNKRLASCLNTMEAQNIEVLNLQTALGQYYAEIEAKERLGEELVMAKEELHKMSGLLKDAYNESETLKKEKEEVLVKLSDMERRLSEGKGRISKLEQDNEKLRRAVEQSMTRLNRMSLDSDNYVDRRIVIKLLVTYFQRNHSKEVLDLMVRMLGFSDEDKQRIGMAQQGSGKGVVRGVFGLPGRLVGGIMGGSSVPSTTASDQSFADLWVDFLLKENEREKSEAVEAGNGNTGDQIKGADATPAEHRSNNAGGSFVSPRPQYSPKHNLPPLAPNSRQVILPPEQSDTEFSTVPLTPLETNYDISRVPRY; this is encoded by the exons ATGTGGAGTTCAATCGAGAATTTAAAGGAGAATCTCAATAGGATCGCTCTTGAAATTCACGATGAGGACGACGAAGATGAAGAAGAGCTTTCGATTTACAATTCAGATGATCGTTCGGATACTAATTCATCATCTAATCGGAGAATTTCTAGGAATTTCAGTCGTTCAAAGACACCGACATATCATTCACCAATTGCCAATGGTTTCGATTCTGCTAATAATCCGGAG ATAGAGAAATACAAAACTGAAATTAAGAGACTTAAAGAATCTGAGGCTGAAATCAAAGCATTATCAGTTAATTATGCTGCTTTATTGAAGGAAAAAGAG GATCAAGTTTCAAGGttaaatgaagaaaatagtTCATTGAAGCAAAGCCGACAATCAAGTTCCTCTCCAAGTGCATCTAGAAGCACACATAAG GGGAGCAGTGATCAATCTCCAAACCGTCAAAGCAAAGTTTTAGCTAATCGTTCCTTTGGAAGCCGAACAAACAATGGGTTTTCTCCGAAACAGGATGGGCTAAGCAATGGAACCACTTTTGGCAATGAAAAG GAGCTTGCAGATTTGttggaagagaaaaataaatctcTGTCAGCCATGCAGGCATCTCATGAGCTGCAAATAAAACAATTAGAAATGAAGCTTGATAAAGAACATGCAGAGCTGGCAAATATGCAAATTAGGTTACAAG AGGAGCAGAATTTGAGCTCGACATGCCAACATGAGCTGAACTCTTTAAAAGCAGACAAGGATAAA ATGACTGCGGAGATGGCAAAAATTCGTACTGAGCTGTCTCATAAAGTATCTGAATTAAAGCAGTTGCAAATGGAGCTTCATGAAAGAGATAACAAAGAATCAAATGAAGCAAGAGACGGTCTGAGAAGAGTGATAGAAACACTGCAAAAAGAAAACAGTAATCTTAAG AACGAGAAAGATAAGTTAGAAGCTTCATTGAAAGCAAATGGAGTTACTTCAGCCGATAGAAGTAACATCAATAGTATAAATGAG AAGGTGCATCCTGTGGAGGTATTTCCTGAGAAGGAAGAAATGAAGAGGTctttgcaaaatttggagaatgAATTGAAGGAAACACGCCGGGGAAGGGATAAAGCACAGAAAGAATTGAAACGTCTTAAGCAGCATTTACTTGAGAAG GAAATGGAAGAATCAGAAAAGATGGATGAGGACAGCAAGATTATTGAAGAACTACGTCAAAATAACGAATATCAACGAGCTCAAATATTACAGTTGGAGAAAGCTCTCAAGCAAGCAGTTGCAGGTCAAGAAGATGTCAAAACCCTTAATTATAATGAATTAAGGAAGTCAAAGGAAACGATCGATGAGCTAAATAAAAGATTAGCCAGCTGTTTGAACACAATGGAAGCCCAAAACATTGAAGTTCTTAACCTACAAACTGCTCTTGGCCAATACTACGCTGAGATTGAAGCCAAG GAACGGCTTGGAGAAGAATTGGTGATGGCAAAGGAGGAATTACATAAAATGTCAGGGCTTCTGAAG GATGCTTACAATGAGTCAGAAACATTAAagaaagagaaggaagaggTGTTAGTGAAACTTTCGGACATGGAAAGAAGACTTTCTGAAGGGAAGGGCCGTATAAGTAAGCTTGAACAAGACAATGAAAAGCTACGGCGAGCTGTTGAACAGAGCATGACTAGGCTGAATAGGATGTCACTGGATTCTGATAATTATGTCGACAG GCGGATTGTAATCAAGTTACTGGTGACCTACTTCCAAAGGAATCACAGCAAAGAG gttttggaTCTTATGGTTCGTATGCTAGGATTCTCTGATGAAGACAAGCAGAGGATAGGCATGGCTCAGCAAGGATCTGGTAAAGGTGTTGTCCGGGGTGTCTTTGGTCTCCCTGGCCGACTAGTTGGTGGCATCATGGGTGGAAGTTCAGTACCTTCTACTACGGCATCAGATCAG TCCTTTGCAGATCTCTGGGTTGATTTTCTTCTCAAGGAGAACGAAAGAGAGAAAAGTGAGGCTGTCGAAGCTGGCAATGGAAATACAGGAGATCAAATCAAGGGTGCAGATGCAACCCCAGCAGAACATAGGTCAAATAATGCTGGTGGTTCGTTTGTTTCCCCGAGACCACAATATTCTCCTAAGCACAACCTGCCTCCTTTGGCACCAAATTCACGGCAAGTTATCCTGCCACCTGAGCAATCCGATACCGAATTCTCAACAGTACCTCTTACCCCATTGGAAACCAATTATGATATCTCAAGAGTACCTAGATACTGA
- the LOC101247258 gene encoding golgin candidate 4 isoform X4: protein MWSSIENLKENLNRIALEIHDEDDEDEEELSIYNSDDRSDTNSSSNRRISRNFSRSKTPTYHSPIANGFDSANNPEIEKYKTEIKRLKESEAEIKALSVNYAALLKEKEDQVSRLNEENSSLKQSRQSSSSPSASRSTHKGSSDQSPNRQSKVLANRSFGSRTNNGFSPKQDGLSNGTTFGNEKASHELQIKQLEMKLDKEHAELANMQIRLQEEQNLSSTCQHELNSLKADKDKMTAEMAKIRTELSHKVSELKQLQMELHERDNKESNEARDGLRRVIETLQKENSNLKNEKDKLEASLKANGVTSADRSNINSINEVHPVEVFPEKEEMKRSLQNLENELKETRRGRDKAQKELKRLKQHLLEKEMEESEKMDEDSKIIEELRQNNEYQRAQILQLEKALKQAVAGQEDVKTLNYNELRKSKETIDELNKRLASCLNTMEAQNIEVLNLQTALGQYYAEIEAKERLGEELVMAKEELHKMSGLLKDAYNESETLKKEKEEVLVKLSDMERRLSEGKGRISKLEQDNEKLRRAVEQSMTRLNRMSLDSDNYVDRRIVIKLLVTYFQRNHSKEVLDLMVRMLGFSDEDKQRIGMAQQGSGKGVVRGVFGLPGRLVGGIMGGSSVPSTTASDQSFADLWVDFLLKENEREKSEAVEAGNGNTGDQIKGADATPAEHRSNNAGGSFVSPRPQYSPKHNLPPLAPNSRQVILPPEQSDTEFSTVPLTPLETNYDISRVPRY from the exons ATGTGGAGTTCAATCGAGAATTTAAAGGAGAATCTCAATAGGATCGCTCTTGAAATTCACGATGAGGACGACGAAGATGAAGAAGAGCTTTCGATTTACAATTCAGATGATCGTTCGGATACTAATTCATCATCTAATCGGAGAATTTCTAGGAATTTCAGTCGTTCAAAGACACCGACATATCATTCACCAATTGCCAATGGTTTCGATTCTGCTAATAATCCGGAG ATAGAGAAATACAAAACTGAAATTAAGAGACTTAAAGAATCTGAGGCTGAAATCAAAGCATTATCAGTTAATTATGCTGCTTTATTGAAGGAAAAAGAG GATCAAGTTTCAAGGttaaatgaagaaaatagtTCATTGAAGCAAAGCCGACAATCAAGTTCCTCTCCAAGTGCATCTAGAAGCACACATAAG GGGAGCAGTGATCAATCTCCAAACCGTCAAAGCAAAGTTTTAGCTAATCGTTCCTTTGGAAGCCGAACAAACAATGGGTTTTCTCCGAAACAGGATGGGCTAAGCAATGGAACCACTTTTGGCAATGAAAAG GCATCTCATGAGCTGCAAATAAAACAATTAGAAATGAAGCTTGATAAAGAACATGCAGAGCTGGCAAATATGCAAATTAGGTTACAAG AGGAGCAGAATTTGAGCTCGACATGCCAACATGAGCTGAACTCTTTAAAAGCAGACAAGGATAAA ATGACTGCGGAGATGGCAAAAATTCGTACTGAGCTGTCTCATAAAGTATCTGAATTAAAGCAGTTGCAAATGGAGCTTCATGAAAGAGATAACAAAGAATCAAATGAAGCAAGAGACGGTCTGAGAAGAGTGATAGAAACACTGCAAAAAGAAAACAGTAATCTTAAG AACGAGAAAGATAAGTTAGAAGCTTCATTGAAAGCAAATGGAGTTACTTCAGCCGATAGAAGTAACATCAATAGTATAAATGAG GTGCATCCTGTGGAGGTATTTCCTGAGAAGGAAGAAATGAAGAGGTctttgcaaaatttggagaatgAATTGAAGGAAACACGCCGGGGAAGGGATAAAGCACAGAAAGAATTGAAACGTCTTAAGCAGCATTTACTTGAGAAG GAAATGGAAGAATCAGAAAAGATGGATGAGGACAGCAAGATTATTGAAGAACTACGTCAAAATAACGAATATCAACGAGCTCAAATATTACAGTTGGAGAAAGCTCTCAAGCAAGCAGTTGCAGGTCAAGAAGATGTCAAAACCCTTAATTATAATGAATTAAGGAAGTCAAAGGAAACGATCGATGAGCTAAATAAAAGATTAGCCAGCTGTTTGAACACAATGGAAGCCCAAAACATTGAAGTTCTTAACCTACAAACTGCTCTTGGCCAATACTACGCTGAGATTGAAGCCAAG GAACGGCTTGGAGAAGAATTGGTGATGGCAAAGGAGGAATTACATAAAATGTCAGGGCTTCTGAAG GATGCTTACAATGAGTCAGAAACATTAAagaaagagaaggaagaggTGTTAGTGAAACTTTCGGACATGGAAAGAAGACTTTCTGAAGGGAAGGGCCGTATAAGTAAGCTTGAACAAGACAATGAAAAGCTACGGCGAGCTGTTGAACAGAGCATGACTAGGCTGAATAGGATGTCACTGGATTCTGATAATTATGTCGACAG GCGGATTGTAATCAAGTTACTGGTGACCTACTTCCAAAGGAATCACAGCAAAGAG gttttggaTCTTATGGTTCGTATGCTAGGATTCTCTGATGAAGACAAGCAGAGGATAGGCATGGCTCAGCAAGGATCTGGTAAAGGTGTTGTCCGGGGTGTCTTTGGTCTCCCTGGCCGACTAGTTGGTGGCATCATGGGTGGAAGTTCAGTACCTTCTACTACGGCATCAGATCAG TCCTTTGCAGATCTCTGGGTTGATTTTCTTCTCAAGGAGAACGAAAGAGAGAAAAGTGAGGCTGTCGAAGCTGGCAATGGAAATACAGGAGATCAAATCAAGGGTGCAGATGCAACCCCAGCAGAACATAGGTCAAATAATGCTGGTGGTTCGTTTGTTTCCCCGAGACCACAATATTCTCCTAAGCACAACCTGCCTCCTTTGGCACCAAATTCACGGCAAGTTATCCTGCCACCTGAGCAATCCGATACCGAATTCTCAACAGTACCTCTTACCCCATTGGAAACCAATTATGATATCTCAAGAGTACCTAGATACTGA
- the LOC101247258 gene encoding golgin candidate 4 isoform X3 — protein MWSSIENLKENLNRIALEIHDEDDEDEEELSIYNSDDRSDTNSSSNRRISRNFSRSKTPTYHSPIANGFDSANNPEIEKYKTEIKRLKESEAEIKALSVNYAALLKEKEDQVSRLNEENSSLKQSRQSSSSPSASRSTHKGSSDQSPNRQSKVLANRSFGSRTNNGFSPKQDGLSNGTTFGNEKASHELQIKQLEMKLDKEHAELANMQIRLQEEQNLSSTCQHELNSLKADKDKMTAEMAKIRTELSHKVSELKQLQMELHERDNKESNEARDGLRRVIETLQKENSNLKNEKDKLEASLKANGVTSADRSNINSINEKVHPVEVFPEKEEMKRSLQNLENELKETRRGRDKAQKELKRLKQHLLEKEMEESEKMDEDSKIIEELRQNNEYQRAQILQLEKALKQAVAGQEDVKTLNYNELRKSKETIDELNKRLASCLNTMEAQNIEVLNLQTALGQYYAEIEAKERLGEELVMAKEELHKMSGLLKDAYNESETLKKEKEEVLVKLSDMERRLSEGKGRISKLEQDNEKLRRAVEQSMTRLNRMSLDSDNYVDRRIVIKLLVTYFQRNHSKEVLDLMVRMLGFSDEDKQRIGMAQQGSGKGVVRGVFGLPGRLVGGIMGGSSVPSTTASDQSFADLWVDFLLKENEREKSEAVEAGNGNTGDQIKGADATPAEHRSNNAGGSFVSPRPQYSPKHNLPPLAPNSRQVILPPEQSDTEFSTVPLTPLETNYDISRVPRY, from the exons ATGTGGAGTTCAATCGAGAATTTAAAGGAGAATCTCAATAGGATCGCTCTTGAAATTCACGATGAGGACGACGAAGATGAAGAAGAGCTTTCGATTTACAATTCAGATGATCGTTCGGATACTAATTCATCATCTAATCGGAGAATTTCTAGGAATTTCAGTCGTTCAAAGACACCGACATATCATTCACCAATTGCCAATGGTTTCGATTCTGCTAATAATCCGGAG ATAGAGAAATACAAAACTGAAATTAAGAGACTTAAAGAATCTGAGGCTGAAATCAAAGCATTATCAGTTAATTATGCTGCTTTATTGAAGGAAAAAGAG GATCAAGTTTCAAGGttaaatgaagaaaatagtTCATTGAAGCAAAGCCGACAATCAAGTTCCTCTCCAAGTGCATCTAGAAGCACACATAAG GGGAGCAGTGATCAATCTCCAAACCGTCAAAGCAAAGTTTTAGCTAATCGTTCCTTTGGAAGCCGAACAAACAATGGGTTTTCTCCGAAACAGGATGGGCTAAGCAATGGAACCACTTTTGGCAATGAAAAG GCATCTCATGAGCTGCAAATAAAACAATTAGAAATGAAGCTTGATAAAGAACATGCAGAGCTGGCAAATATGCAAATTAGGTTACAAG AGGAGCAGAATTTGAGCTCGACATGCCAACATGAGCTGAACTCTTTAAAAGCAGACAAGGATAAA ATGACTGCGGAGATGGCAAAAATTCGTACTGAGCTGTCTCATAAAGTATCTGAATTAAAGCAGTTGCAAATGGAGCTTCATGAAAGAGATAACAAAGAATCAAATGAAGCAAGAGACGGTCTGAGAAGAGTGATAGAAACACTGCAAAAAGAAAACAGTAATCTTAAG AACGAGAAAGATAAGTTAGAAGCTTCATTGAAAGCAAATGGAGTTACTTCAGCCGATAGAAGTAACATCAATAGTATAAATGAG AAGGTGCATCCTGTGGAGGTATTTCCTGAGAAGGAAGAAATGAAGAGGTctttgcaaaatttggagaatgAATTGAAGGAAACACGCCGGGGAAGGGATAAAGCACAGAAAGAATTGAAACGTCTTAAGCAGCATTTACTTGAGAAG GAAATGGAAGAATCAGAAAAGATGGATGAGGACAGCAAGATTATTGAAGAACTACGTCAAAATAACGAATATCAACGAGCTCAAATATTACAGTTGGAGAAAGCTCTCAAGCAAGCAGTTGCAGGTCAAGAAGATGTCAAAACCCTTAATTATAATGAATTAAGGAAGTCAAAGGAAACGATCGATGAGCTAAATAAAAGATTAGCCAGCTGTTTGAACACAATGGAAGCCCAAAACATTGAAGTTCTTAACCTACAAACTGCTCTTGGCCAATACTACGCTGAGATTGAAGCCAAG GAACGGCTTGGAGAAGAATTGGTGATGGCAAAGGAGGAATTACATAAAATGTCAGGGCTTCTGAAG GATGCTTACAATGAGTCAGAAACATTAAagaaagagaaggaagaggTGTTAGTGAAACTTTCGGACATGGAAAGAAGACTTTCTGAAGGGAAGGGCCGTATAAGTAAGCTTGAACAAGACAATGAAAAGCTACGGCGAGCTGTTGAACAGAGCATGACTAGGCTGAATAGGATGTCACTGGATTCTGATAATTATGTCGACAG GCGGATTGTAATCAAGTTACTGGTGACCTACTTCCAAAGGAATCACAGCAAAGAG gttttggaTCTTATGGTTCGTATGCTAGGATTCTCTGATGAAGACAAGCAGAGGATAGGCATGGCTCAGCAAGGATCTGGTAAAGGTGTTGTCCGGGGTGTCTTTGGTCTCCCTGGCCGACTAGTTGGTGGCATCATGGGTGGAAGTTCAGTACCTTCTACTACGGCATCAGATCAG TCCTTTGCAGATCTCTGGGTTGATTTTCTTCTCAAGGAGAACGAAAGAGAGAAAAGTGAGGCTGTCGAAGCTGGCAATGGAAATACAGGAGATCAAATCAAGGGTGCAGATGCAACCCCAGCAGAACATAGGTCAAATAATGCTGGTGGTTCGTTTGTTTCCCCGAGACCACAATATTCTCCTAAGCACAACCTGCCTCCTTTGGCACCAAATTCACGGCAAGTTATCCTGCCACCTGAGCAATCCGATACCGAATTCTCAACAGTACCTCTTACCCCATTGGAAACCAATTATGATATCTCAAGAGTACCTAGATACTGA